The region GACCACCTTCGCTGTGATATAAACTCAAAAGTTTATGCATGTGTGTAATCGTGTTCAAATTTGTCATTGACGACTTCTTATTACTTTCAGAGTAGTTTCATCATTTTTATTCAGTTCAAACTGATTTCTCTAGAAGTCATCAAATACAGCAGCTTCATTGTGCGACGTCGTGACTTGCTTCTAAGATTTCACTAGTATATTTCACTAATATCTACTTAAGTGTCATTTTGTGTCCCCCAACGTCAAGTGTTTCGGACACCTCCTGTGATGTGCTAGAATTGTAATTATGTTGGTGAGCCTGTGGGGACAAAACGCCATTGCTACTCTTTTTATGCTGGTTGTCTGTATTTGCATCATGAAGGCAGGGTAAAATTGCATTTGTCGCTTCATCTTAGGGATTCTGTGATGCACTGACATCCCTCCCATACTTGGTGGTACGGCATTCTTTGTCACCTTACGCTGGGAATGCCGTGATTACCAGCATACAATGGCGAAGAAGCACTCGTGCCGAGCAGCATGGGATTTAAGCAGGCCTCCATTCACGGGGGAATACGATACCTCTTGCCATTTTCCACTCCAATTCTTTTCTCTCGTCCCTTCCGCATTGCAGTTCGCTGTGGCGCACACAAGCAACAGGCAGCGGAAAGTCTCATCACCTATTACGTCTGAAAAAAATCCATAAGCCCTTCAGCCATATTCTGGTTCACCGTCGCGAACAAGATGAACGTTCACTCCATTTGACTCCTGTGTGCCTCGAGATTTAAAAATGGATAATAATGCTGCCAGGAGTAACAGAGCAATGAACCCTAATACTCCTGCTACTACTGCAAAAGCAACATTGTCGTCCTCAGCTTTGGCTTGTGCTTCGTTTTCTGCAAAGGTATAAACAACAGGAAAGGATGAGGATTATCGTTGCACTGGAACAGTTTTCAATTGGTGCTAAAACGGAAACAACTAAATTAATTCGGCCAATCACAACAGGCGAACGCgatcaaatgaaccaatcagggTGAGGCAATGCAAAACACGCGTCCGCGATAATCGCGCGGAAAACGAGTGCAAACAACTTGACCAACCTGTTTCTCTcacgcttctgattggctgagactgGTGCGAGAAATATTCAGTAAGCCAACCAACACGTCTAGTAACACTAGAGCAATTTATCATCTCATCGATAAGACAttttacttagttacttactttactttatttacaaacaaatcacgATTATACAAACAAGACCATGAAGGCCCCCGTGCAGTTAGCATTGCTATTCTTGGCGGGCCACTTACACTGCGACATTACTGGCTCTCACAACAGAGTAAACAAAGAGACACTTAGAAATTGACAAGAGTTACACAAGCAGGAATAACACAAACAAACGCCTCATACATAAGAGAGAAAATCGTTCGAAAAACTGATCTGAGATATTATAGGTACCTGTTACTGAAAAGCCATATACTTTGAATGATCGATGCAGTGCATATCAAaattcatctcctcaattttaagaaacttcAGAAGCAGCATTCGTTCAATTTACGTTTAAAGTGTGCTTTCCTAAGCTGGCGAAGTTCAGAGGGGAAATCATTCCATATTCAGTTTGTACCAATTCAAGGAGAGGATTGTTTTCAACTATGCTTGAGTCAGTGAGGTGAACTGGCTCTCAGCAGACCGCGGGATTGAGTTGCAGCGCAAGTTCGAGAAAGAAATCGTTAAAGAAGTCGGAAATGcttatctttttgtttttttttacttgctcTATCGATCCGCAAATTTTGATGATGCTCAGACGTGACAGACTTAGTGCCGCTTTTCATTGGCAGAGAGATGTTCCATTTACGCATAGGGAATTAAAACGACAGAGCTTGTTTTTTGTTCTCATGCAACAAGTTACTACTGCGTCGATTACCTGTTTTCTTGATAAGCTCTTCGTTATGTTTTTGGGAGAAAACAATCGGTCCAATGGCCAGAAGCCGATCAACTTGGTTCTGCAAATCTCGCTTTTTCCTTTTACCAAATGGGCAACCTTCGGCACAGCGAGATTTCGGGTCTGACCTCAGGCAGGCCTTCAGTTTGCAGTGGAGAAAGATTTCAGAAGACTTTATCGAGCGGAAATTGAAAGCACTTAATGAAAAACGCTGAAAGGCTGACAAAGTGTAATTGTATTGAAGGGTGCTGTCCTTGGAGCAACTGAAAGAAAATCAATTAAATGATCGTTGTGAGGCTAAGTAACAAGACCTATTTACGTCAAAATGAAAAGTCATAGGTGGTGAGGTCGATGGAGAGCAGAGCTGGCGcaatatgtgggttgagtttgttagttctttaCTATGCCCTGAGAGGATTCTCTCCGGCTGGTACTCTGGTTTATTATGaaacaatagggaacttaagcaacgacaccggtgacagcaacgagaacgatacaaatttgcatattttctgggcaaaaacaatagctttgcacgccctgcaagtgcgtttttcacttctgcctatttctttgccgtcgtctgtaaaacaacaacgtgaaattgccACATTTGAGGGTTTTGAACAACGCCAGCACTTGagtataattttcattttctccactAAATTAAGcaccgttccgaccagtgtcattcttgaggaactaccacacccttgtcatattaaaaaggttgaaataccGCCGATTTCTCTCACCTTTCTGCTAATTCTTAGATAGATGGAATATAAACatacatctcctattcacgaaaactttGCACAAACGTTTTGTTGGCCagtacggagtttaagatctacgacgcgacggtgACGAAAACGtcttttaaaattgcaagttcaggctACTAACTCTGGTTCAGGTTTATTTATCTTTTTCGTAATCACgtcggtttgtctaacttctaaaacctagtgcaactttccaggaactgaaatAGGAGCTGCGGTATTGAAGCTACGACAGacaattcaaattcgctgccttgtgtccacgttctccgtaaaacttgagaattggtcatttcacgtcgccaGATTTACCGAAAACGagaaagaaatgtgcaaaaatggaaaatgcacgtgtagagcgtgcaaagctattgttttgctcattaaatatgcaaaatctgcgacgttttcgttgccatcGCGTcctagatcttaaactcccttgtAGAtgcactcgcgcgcggacttcgcgcggactcgaatgagcgggtgacgcatgcgtaaatgctgatcttgtaaccccttcatttttcctgattttgcaacttcacttgtttatatctctgcttccggacggtactttttttcccctttttttgcAAGTTAACCTATATTAATTTAGAATGTATgtctttgaaattaaaaaaaaaattatggaggtgaaaaaaattacacacaaatttaaaaaaagataatttttctGGAAAATTGGAAtccagattttgttgaattttaaatattttgaagattatttctaacattatctagTAACGCTGTATGGAAAGATTTGACCGtcccgttattttcaaaaaaggcaatatatgtCGATTTTCAGGCTCAAAGAAATgacttatatcgttgccatggtaacggtattttggaggaaaatgtgatgtgagaaatctatgatgggtacttaatagcCTAGCCAAATTTCGTCGtcatatgattaccctaactgtatctacgTATTTGTGTAAAAAAAAGGATAAACCATTTCGAGCCTCCTTTAAGTGCTCTCATATTGTGAGACCAACAACCGTGCCAAAAGATGAACCTGAAAGATGAAACTGAAGAGTGTTCAAGAACTATCCATTTCTCAGCAGAAGTTTTTAACTGATACAAAACAACTGAGACAGACAAACGATCAAATAATTACATTTCAGTACAAGTGGTTGATATCGGGAACAATCTTCAGGCAAAGAAAATCAAATAAGCCAATCATAACCGAGATATATGCATCTGCCTCTGAGCGCGGGAAAACGCGTGCGAGAGGGTCAGAATTCTTTGGCTTATGATTGGCTCCGGGTCATATGGCGCcagatttttaagccaatcaccaaGTGTGACCAAACAAATCCAAAGGAAAGGCGCGCGAAATTATTAGAACATAGAGTGTAACCGCCATGATGGAAATTTCTCGTATGTTATGACCTTCTTTAATATGTAACTCACCCATCTTCTATGAAAGTGTAGTGTACATCATCGTCGTACTCAGGTGACGGGGTTCCTTTGCACTCCTCCGCAAGAACAACAAGTCCTGAATCATTGGACTTCACAGAGACCTGCAGGAAAAGTTTGGACCCTATGTCCATGGGCCCTACAGGATAGTCCGTATAGGGCTCTTTGAATAGTCCACTCTTGAACATTTTCATCTCGAATGTGAAGTTTCCGAATGACTCtagtgaaagaaaaaagaaaatccagTAGTGCAAATACAATTCGAGTTGCCATTAAGTCAACCAGTTGGCCAAATATTTTTGGCTGAAATAAAAAAGCGCTTGATTTTGATCCGAGAGGACCCTGACTATATTACCACCCGGGGCCTAACAATGTCCCATTGTAATGTCACCTACAAGtggttgaaatttttaaggATCTAAAAAGGACGAGAAACCTTAGGCCACGGCTCACAAATTCTGTGGAACCTCAAAGACGCAACACACCTTTCCCACAAAACAAGTGTGGCTGGCACATCTGGGTAAGTGGATTGGTGAAGACGTGTCGATAAAGCTGTGTCTTTCTGACGCCCTGTttacacgtatccggatatttttgaatccgcaacttgtTCTCTACGGATTCAAAAATTTTCACGTCCTAAGGTAACGTATttaaatcgaatttgcccgtccatTCGTATCCGGGATCGTTCTAGTatccaggggcctgtttctcaaaagtcccgagaacttttcgggcccgaaaagccagttatcaaactgcaatctgcttattttgaaaatctgatcctttaacatgtttttaatgtaagaaaaactaagaggattgcgaagtttgatggcttagaacctcggcgttgcaaagatataaagggaattgtggcacccgaaataggcccgaaaactTTCGGGACTTGTGAGTAACAGGTCACAGGACTCCGCCGTGAGTattgtcaacagagcatgcgtcATCGGGCGTGCGAGTTGGCGACAAGAGAAGCGATAGCACTTCGGTCAGCGGCCATGTTCAGAATATTGACGCGGTAAAGACTGGATCTGAGTTTGTAACGTCATCGGGTTTgaaaatatccggattcgaCCGTTGATACGATTCCAAATTCAAAACACTTTCCACTCTGGAGTTGTGGATTCGCATGCCGGATTCGCCAGATACGTGTGGATGGAAGGCGATTCCGcaaggaaaaacaaatacacAGATACGTGTGACGGGGCCTAACTTGCTTCTGCCAAAACATCAAATAAACTGAATTCAGTCAGTTGGGTCGATGAATGTTTTCACTTACGTATATCAGTGATAACAAGTAGTTTGGAAACTGCAGCATGGTCAACTAGAATGGACGATAACACGGCCCTTTTCTTGAAACGACATTGGAATTCAAAAACGGCTTGGTGGTCTCGTGTGAATGGAAATCCAGTCACCCTTTTGCTCTTGACATCTAAATGAATGGCGTTATGGTAGACAATCATTTTGCCGTCCATCGACTCATGAGACGTCGTTCCACAGTCTTCCAGCGTATACTTAAAGAATATGTGGGTTCTGTTTTGGAATGATGGTTTGCAAGATGCATCGTTGAGACCAACACTTTCAGGAATGTAATTCTGACTGCTTCCAAGTTGCAGCATGACACTGATTTCATTTTTATCACATGTAACGTCCATGGAAGAGTTAACTGCAAAAAATACATGATTTTTTAATAAAGAATATAGCTGTTGCGGAGCAACTTCATGGAAGGAAAGCTTACTCACGGCATGGATTGCGCATCTGCGACAAAGGTGGGGAAAGTCCACGCGAGAAAATACGTATAATATACATGTGTACGAGAAAACTCGCAAGGAAACGGGCGAGAAAACATGCATGCAAGTTGAGAGGCTTGTTTTTAATCACaaattaaaagatttcaaaataCATTAcatgtttaaaggggctatgacGCGTTATTTTTAGTATTTAGGGGAAATCCTTAGTTAATcacaagtttaaaactcgaaaatggtaacgTGGAATTCCtctactgataaaattatcgttccATCGCAAACAAGATGATTCCCAGAAAAAACGACCTtcatccaggcgatttgccataaacttgaaaaacgtcgggccatcttttttcaagattacccaaatgcaatctgtttcaatcttgtccatttgtgtccattcatgcttctctttccatttgctgtatttcttttatgttgttcaacagt is a window of Montipora capricornis isolate CH-2021 chromosome 13, ASM3666992v2, whole genome shotgun sequence DNA encoding:
- the LOC138030240 gene encoding ZP domain-containing protein-like isoform X2, producing MRNLLFWEVFVFLFPFLGSTTDIDPCVSYQELRESHRSQFFKISALDSPHCDRQLKTAWYRFKGKAGLKMPEKCVSSSSCGTHAPGWFNGSHPIVPGEVSSGQVCFNWIGSCCQWPTSVRVKNCDWFYIYELPKTPLCELQYCGDGAKDPDCATDNNDISIDGSVPGVLVSPKFSDPARLQCTWRISVPSGMKVRLTMTNITLGSNDYIVLLDGLQDNSKELARFADSESGVIQVDSMDRYLLVSFVSNGSSAGSVFRLEYTAVYQETTTSATTSHPSTVTTTKEETKGTTSITSQPPSVTTPKQETKKSTTASSEAPSVTTTKQENTEKTTSSQKPSTVTTGQQVNSSMDVTCDKNEISVMLQLGSSQNYIPESVGLNDASCKPSFQNRTHIFFKYTLEDCGTTSHESMDGKMIVYHNAIHLDVKSKRVTGFPFTRDHQAVFEFQCRFKKRAVLSSILVDHAAVSKLLVITDIQSFGNFTFEMKMFKSGLFKEPYTDYPVGPMDIGSKLFLQVSVKSNDSGLVVLAEECKGTPSPEYDDDVHYTFIEDGCSKDSTLQYNYTLSAFQRFSLSAFNFRSIKSSEIFLHCKLKACLRSDPKSRCAEGCPFGKRKKRDLQNQVDRLLAIGPIVFSQKHNEELIKKTENEAQAKAEDDNVAFAVVAGVLGFIALLLLAALLSIFKSRGTQESNGVNVHLVRDGEPEYG